The following coding sequences are from one Bifidobacterium sp. window:
- a CDS encoding methionine ABC transporter permease produces the protein MIERLLPNASQMGDDFIQATIESLQMIVSAMIIAGVLGLLLGIVLLVTGEHGLRPNKVIYWTLDQIVNIGRSIPFIILLAIIMPFTRFVVGTSIGTTAVTVPIVVGTIPFFARQVQNALLEVDPGVVEAAKAMGTSDFGIVYRVYLREGLVSLIRSASFTIINLIGLTAMAGIVGGGGLGATALQQGYQRGQTDVTFASMVLILIIVFITQIIGNIAARIASHGRG, from the coding sequence ATGATCGAACGTTTACTGCCAAATGCGAGCCAGATGGGTGACGATTTTATACAGGCCACGATAGAAAGCCTGCAGATGATTGTGTCTGCCATGATTATCGCCGGTGTGCTCGGTTTATTGTTAGGAATTGTGCTGCTAGTGACCGGAGAGCATGGCCTGCGTCCTAACAAGGTCATTTACTGGACTCTGGATCAGATTGTCAATATCGGTCGTTCCATACCGTTTATCATCCTATTGGCGATTATTATGCCATTCACGCGTTTTGTTGTTGGAACCAGCATTGGAACCACAGCGGTGACGGTACCAATTGTGGTAGGTACCATCCCATTCTTTGCTCGTCAGGTGCAGAATGCTCTGCTTGAAGTTGATCCAGGTGTTGTTGAAGCTGCTAAAGCGATGGGAACCAGCGATTTCGGTATTGTGTACAGGGTGTACCTGCGTGAAGGGTTGGTCTCGCTAATCAGGTCTGCAAGCTTTACCATCATTAATCTCATCGGTTTGACTGCCATGGCAGGAATAGTAGGTGGTGGTGGTCTCGGTGCCACTGCGCTACAGCAGGGATATCAACGTGGACAGACCGATGTCACTTTTGCATCGATGGTATTGATACTTATTATTGTGTTCATTACGCAAATTATCGGCAATATCGCGGCGCGAATTGCTTCACACGGAAGAGGCTGA